A genomic region of Globicephala melas chromosome 9, mGloMel1.2, whole genome shotgun sequence contains the following coding sequences:
- the MEST gene encoding mesoderm-specific transcript homolog protein isoform X5, with translation MFVINRFSLLLLTSSHSLYSTKNSVGVVGSPEIVVLLHGFPTSSYDWYKIWEGLTLRFHRVIALDFLGFGFSDKPRPHHYSIFEQASIVEALLRHLGLQNRRINLLSHDYGDIVAQELLYRFKQNRSGRLTIKSLCLSNGGIFPETHRPLLLQKLLKDGGMLSPILTRLMNFFVFSRGLTPVFGPYTRPSESELWDMWAGIRNNDGNLVIDSLLQYINQRKKFRRRWVGALASVSIPIHFIYGPLDPVNPYPEFLELYRLSKVFCYLYLDSELLNGPLLQGAGSHPALTCVVYVLYFHVVVCWNMSI, from the exons aCTCTGTGGGTGTGGTTGGAAGTCCAGAGATAGTTGTGCTTTTACACGGCTTTCCAACATCCAGCTATGACTGGTACAAG ATTTGGGAAGGTCTGACCCTCAGGTTTCATCGAGTGATTGCCCTTGATTTCCTAGGCTTTGGCTTCAGTGACAAACCG AGACCACATCACTATTCCATATTCGAGCAGGCCAGCATCGTGGAAGCTCTTTTGCGGCATCTGGGGCTCCAGAACCGTAGGATCAACCTGTTGTCTCACGACTATGGGGATATCGTTGCTCAGGAGCTGCTCTATAG GTTCAAGCAGAATCGATCTGGTCGGCTTACCATCAAGAGTCTCTGTCTGTCGAATGGAG GTATATTTCCTGAGACTCACCGTCCTCTCCTTCTCCAAAAG CTTCTCAAAGATGGAGGCATGCTGTCACCCATCCTCACGCGACTGATGAACTTCTTCGTATTCTCTCGAGG TCTCACCCCGGTCTTTGGGCCATACACCCGACCCTCTGAGAGTGAACTGTGGGACATGTGGGCAGGGATACGCAACAATGACGGGAACTTGGTTATTGACAG TCTCTTGCAGTACATCAATCAAAGGAAGAAGTTTAGAAGACGCTGGGTGGGAGCTCTTGCCTCTGTATCTATTCCCA TTCATTTTATCTATGGGCCACTGGATCCAGTGAATCCCTATCCAGAGTTTTTGGAGCTGTACAG GTTAAGCAAGGTCTTTTGTTATCTTTACTTGGACAGTGAATTGCTGAATGGCCCACTTCTCCAAGGAGCTGGAAGTCATCCCGCTCTGACATGTGTTGTATATGTGTTATATTTTCACGTTGTTGTCTGTTGGAATATGAGCATTTAA